The genomic DNA ATACGGCGACCTCTCCGGGCCGGAGGCCACGAACGACCTCGAGATGCGCGCCTCCTGGACGGCGCGCACGGCCGATCTGAGCGGTCACCTGAGTGCGTGGGTCGACCTCCTGGCGTCGGCGGCCGGTGCCCCGCCGCCGGGCGTCAGCCTCATCGCCCGCCGCGATCAGCCGACGGCGTGACCTCGCCGCCGGACGGCGCGGCGGACGACGACGCACCCGACCCGACCGGGGAGGTCCCCGAGCCCACGCCGTTGCTCACTCCGCGTGGTGGCGTACCGCGGGTGGTGACGTCGGCGGACGACGTGCCGGCGCTGGCCGAGCGGTTCGCCGCCGGGCACGGCCCGGTCGCGATCGACGCCGAGCGGGCCTCGGGCTTCCGCTACAGCGCACGTGCGCAGCTGGTCCAGATCCATCGGCGCGGGGCCGGCATCGCGCTGATCGACCCCATCGCGACCGGTGACCTCTCCGCGCTCGGTCGCGCCCTCGACGGCGTGGAGTGGGTGCTGCACGCCGCGATCGCCGACCTCGCCTGCCTCGCAGAGATCGGTCTGCGCCCGGACCGGTTGTTCGATACCGAGCTCGGCGGCCGGCTGGCCGGGTTCGAGCGGGTGTCCCTGGGCACGATGACGGAGAACCTGCTCGGATACCGGCTGGCGAAGGGCCACTCGGCGGCCGACTGGAGCACGCGACCGCTGCCCGAGGACTTCCTGGTCTACGCGGCGCTCGACGTCGACATCCTGCTGGACCTGCGCGACGAGGTGGAGGCGGTGCTGCGCGAGCAGGGCAAGCTCGGCTGGGCCCACGAGGAGTTCGAGGCGGTGCGCACCGCTCCCCCCGCGCCGCCGCGGCTCGACCCGTGGCGGCGCACCACCGGCCTGCAGCAGGTAAAGACCCGGCGCGGCATGGCCGTCGTGCAGGCGCTGTGGGAGTCCCGCGACGCGCTCGGCCGGGAGACCGACATCGCGCCCGGCCGGCTGCTGCCGGACCGCTCGATCAGCGAGGCCGGGGTCGTGCTGCCGAAGACCCTGCAGGAGATGCTGGAGATCAGCGGGTTCACCCGACGCAACGTGGTCAAGCACCGGCGGCGTTGGTTCGCGGCCATCGAGAGCGCCCTCCGGCTGCCGGAGCGGCGGCTGCCGCGCAAGAACGCCCCGCTCGACCCCAACGCCGGCCCGTCCCGCTGGATGGGCAAGGACAACGACGTCGCGGATCGCTACGCGCTGGCCCGCGAGGTCGTGCTCGAGGCCTCCGAGCGGCTGCAGATCCCCCCGGAGAACCTGGTGCCGCCCAACGCGGTGCGCTCCCTGGCGTGGACACCGCCGCCGGTCGCCGACGAGCGGGCCGTCGCTGCCCAGCTCCGCGAGTTCGGGGCACGGGACTGGCAGGTGGAGCAGCTGGCTCGGCCCCTCGCACGCGCGCTGGCCGCGTTCGTGCCGCGTAACGCCTCCGCCTCCTAGGCGTACGGCGGCCGTGAGAGATCCTGGCCGGACAGGCACGATCCGAAGGTTGTCAGCCGCGGTCGATACGATGACCTCGTGGAGGCGGGGGCCATGCAGACACGTGATGAGCAGATACCACGCGACGAGACGCCGTTGCATTGGCTGGAGCCGTACGACGGCGACGGCGTGACCAAGATCAGGGCGGCGCTCGAGGCTGCGGTGGCCGACCCGAGGCAGGCCGCCGTGGTCGCCAACGCGACGTCGGCGGTGCCGGTCCTGCGGATGATCAAGGGGCACCAGCGGATGCGGGCCGTCGCGGTGAGCCAGGGCCGGCGCTTCCTCGACGACGCCGTCGTGCACGCGGCCCGGAGCGTGTGGAAGAGCGCGCCGTTCTGGTCCGCCGCGACGCTGTTCGGGCAGCACTTCATCGACGAGCACCTCGACACACTGCGCGACGAGGGGCAACGCCGGCAGCTCGCCCGCGACTGCCTCGCCCGGGGCGTCGACAGCTATCTGGGCGAGTTCGTCGCCGCACCGAACTTCCGGTCCTATCTGCTGCTCATCGGCATCGCCACCACCCGCACGGACCTGGACACCGACCGGATCCGGCGCGCGCTGGCCGCCGCCGACGACGAGCTGATCACCTTCCGCGCCGCGGCCTATCACGACGCCATCCGGCTGCTCGGCCTGCGCGCCCGGTCCGGGGCGCCGACGCCGCACGAGTTCGCGGTGATGCTCTCCGCCGCCGTACGCGGTACCGCTCAGCTGCGGCTGGTCAGCGCCGACCACGGAGTCGGACCGGTCGAGCTGCGCCAGCAGAACGGGCAGCTCGCATCGTTCATCGTGACGGCCGTCTTCGACTCCTGGTTCGACATCGACCCGGCGTACAACCCCCGCGACGCGCTGCGCGACTACCTGAGCAACCCGCGGCTGTCGCCCTGAGCCGTTCGCGCCCCTCGCGCGGCGTGGGCGGCTCAGAGGTTGTTGAGGTCGCCCGGGCCGATGCCGAGATCGCGCTCGAGATCCGCCGGCGAATGCGTCGCCAGGTAGTCCGCGAACGCCTCGTTGACGTGGTTCATGTGGTCCTGCGCGGTGCGTTCGGAGATGAACAGCCGCTGGCCGATGCTGCGGAAGGACTCGCCCCGGGCGCGGGCCGCGAGGATCTCGCGCTGCCGCGGCGTCAGTCGGCGCATCCCACCGTGGTCGCGCACCGCCTCGGCGAGCCCGGCCAGCGCCAGGGTCACGACGGTGCCGCCGCGCGCCACCTCGTCGATGGCGCGCTCCACGGCCTCGATCGGCTCGGACTTGTGCACGATGCCCCGTGCCCCGGCCGCCAGGCACCGGGCGAGGACCGCGAGGCGACGCTCGTTCGTGTAGATCAGCACGCGGTAGCCGGCCCGCGACACGCGGTTGACCCCCATCGCGCCGTGGATCAACGGCTCGCCGGTGCCGCGCAGGTTCAGGTCGAGCAGCACGACGTCCGCCGCGGGCCGGGCCTGCAGCAGCGCCTCCACCGACGCGAA from Cumulibacter manganitolerans includes the following:
- a CDS encoding HRDC domain-containing protein, translating into MTSPPDGAADDDAPDPTGEVPEPTPLLTPRGGVPRVVTSADDVPALAERFAAGHGPVAIDAERASGFRYSARAQLVQIHRRGAGIALIDPIATGDLSALGRALDGVEWVLHAAIADLACLAEIGLRPDRLFDTELGGRLAGFERVSLGTMTENLLGYRLAKGHSAADWSTRPLPEDFLVYAALDVDILLDLRDEVEAVLREQGKLGWAHEEFEAVRTAPPAPPRLDPWRRTTGLQQVKTRRGMAVVQALWESRDALGRETDIAPGRLLPDRSISEAGVVLPKTLQEMLEISGFTRRNVVKHRRRWFAAIESALRLPERRLPRKNAPLDPNAGPSRWMGKDNDVADRYALAREVVLEASERLQIPPENLVPPNAVRSLAWTPPPVADERAVAAQLREFGARDWQVEQLARPLARALAAFVPRNASAS
- a CDS encoding response regulator transcription factor, yielding MMQTASTEAVRVCVVDDDTLIRDGARVLFSRANVVDTFASVEALLQARPAADVVLLDLNLRGTGEPLIHGAMGVNRVSRAGYRVLIYTNERRLAVLARCLAAGARGIVHKSEPIEAVERAIDEVARGGTVVTLALAGLAEAVRDHGGMRRLTPRQREILAARARGESFRSIGQRLFISERTAQDHMNHVNEAFADYLATHSPADLERDLGIGPGDLNNL